The Streptomyces sp. NBC_00510 genomic interval CTCGCCGAGCCGCGGGAAGACCCCGGCGAGCAGGAGTTCCAGCCAGGGCTTCTGCCGCTCGCCCATGGTGTCGGCGGCGAAGGGCGTACCGGGCAGGTCGAAGCGGCCGCGGGTGACCTCCAGCGCGCCCCAGCCGGAGCCGGTGGCGAGGACGTCCTTGGGCTCGGTGTCGGCGGCCGGCAGCCACGCCTCGTGGGCGGCGCGCAGGTGTTCGCGCGGCAGGACCGCCTCCAGCCGTTCCGCCACGGCGCGGGAGCCGGCGCCGGGAGCGGTCTCCAGCGGGCCATAGGCCTCCAGCCAGCTCACGGCGGCGCCCGCAGCCAGGGGGAGGTGTTCCAGCTGGGTGGGGGCGAGTCCGGCCTGGATCTCCAGGTAGCCCGGGGCGTCGCCCTCGTCCCCGGCGAGCCAGCGTTGCCAGCGGCGTCCGCCGGGACCCCGGCCCCAGACGAAGAGCTTGCGGCCGCCGAGGGCGTCGGTGGAGGTCTGCACGAGGCCGCGGCCGTCGGTGTCGAGGGCGGCGATCCAGGGGCGGGTGCCGTCGGGCAGGTCGTAGAACCAGTCCGCGGGGTGCTCGGAGGCGGTGGGCGCCTCGGGGGCGGGCACCCGCTGGAGGGTGCGGGAGGCGCCGAAGTGCCAGGCATGGGTGGCGGGTGCGACGACGCGGGTGCCAGGTGTCTGGGGTACGGCGGTGTTGGACCACCAGTAGAGGGGAACGGTCCGGTGGTGAGGATTGCGGACGCGTACCCCCGCGTAGAGGAAGTCGGAGCCCTCGGGGAGCCACAGGTCGATCTGGAACGGCAGGTCGCGCAGCCGCTCCCACTCCCAGAGGCGGAGCATCTCGCCGCCGTCGGGGGCCGGGACGCGGGCGGCGTGGAGCGGGGCGCAGCTGAGCGTGGTGTGCCCGGTGGCGCCGGGGTTCCATTCGACGCCGCCGGAGAACCAGGCGCCGGCGAGGCCGAAGTCGGCGTACTGCAGGACGGGGTCGGCGTGCAGCAGTTCACGGCCCGTGGGCTTGTGGTGCAGCGCGTACAGGCGGCCGCCGAGGCCGGGCAGGACGGTGGCGCGCAACCGGTCGTTCTCCAGGACGACCGCGTCCAGCGCGGTGGGCACGCGCTCGCGGGTGTAGCCGTCGAGACGCGGTACGGGGAGCAGGGTGCGCAGTTGCCCGTAGGCGATGCGCCGGGCCATGCCCGGCGGGAGCGCGGCGCTCTCGGCGGGGTCGAGGACGTGTGGGTCCCCGGACGCGCGGAGCGCGGGCAGGGGGTTCTCCGGGCCGAGCGGGCTGGCCGGGAGGGTGAGGGTGGTGCGTCGCACGGTGGTGGCCAAGAGGTCCCTCTCTCTGTCACCGGTGGTCGGGTGAGGACATGGAACCCCCTTTCGGCCTGCGCCGTCAGGGGTTTGGACCTCATGGAACGGGCCGCGTGCGGACTTCAATATATGGTGAACGTCATTTTGGCCTTCTTTTGCCGTCGGACCGGTCCGGGAGGGTTTGCCGATCATGCTGTCCACGCTGTGGAGCCCGCCGAACGGCACGCCCTCGCGCGCGCCCCGCGTTCCGCGTCCCGCCCCGGTCGAACGCGCGCACAGTCCGCGGCTGGCGGCGCTCGCCGCCCGCCCCGAGCGCGAGGCCGAGTTCTGGCGGGCCGTGGAGGCCGAGGGGACACCGCTGGTGGAGCGCCTGGACGGCGACCCCGGACACGCCGCGGTCACCTTCCTCTGGCGCGGCACCGCCGCGACGCGCGCCGTACTGGCCCTGCCCAACCAGGTGCTCGACCCTGACGACCTGGCCGGGAACCTGATGTCGCGCGTGCCGGGCACGGACGTGTGGCACTGGACGATAAGGATGCGGGCCGACTGGCGCGCCACGTACGCGCTCTGCGTGGACGAGGGAGACGGCGCGGGCGTGGCCCCCTCGGGGCCCAAGGGCCAGGCGTACCTGCGCGGGCTGCGGCGGAACCCGCGGCGCGACCCGCTCAACCGGACGGACTTCCCCACCCGCTGGGGCACCGAGCCGCTGTCGGTGGTCGCCCTCCCCGCGGCACCGGCGCCGCTCGGCGCGGGGCGGAACCGGCCCGGGACGCCGGTGGGCGAGGTATCCGTCCACACCATGCGCAGCGCCCACCTGCGCAACTGGCGCCGTGTGTGGGCCTACGCCCCGTCCGGCTACGAGGACCTCGCCGGGCTGCCGGTGGTGGTGCTGCTCGACGGGGACGTGTGGCAGCAGCACCTCGACGTCTCGGCGCTGCTCGACGGGCTCGTGGCGGCCGGCGCCCTGCCCCCGCTCGTCGCGCTGATGCCGGACGCGCTGGACAGCGACACTCGGCGCCGCGAACTCACCTGCGACGACCGCTTCGTGGCCTTCCTGACCCGTGAACTGCTGCCCTGGGCCGCGCGTCGGTGGCCGGTCAGCGGCGACCCTGCGCGCACGGTCGTCGCCGGCCAGGGCCTCGGCGGACTGGCCGCCGCGTACACGGCGTTGCGCCGGCCCGAGCGGTTCGGGAACGTGCTCGCCCAGTCCGGCGCCTTCTGGTGGCCGGCCGGGCGCCGCGCGGGAGCCCTGCCCGAGGAGTGGCTGACCGGGCGCGTGGCGTCGCTGGCGCGAAGACCGGTGCGGTTCCACCTGTCGGCGGGCCTGCAGGAATGGGGCCTGACGGCCGTGGTCCGGCGGCTGCGGGACACCCTGCTGGCCCAGGGGTACGAGGTGGCGCACCACGAGTACAACGGCGGTCACGACTACCTGTGCTGGCGCGAGGAACTCGCCCACGGCCTCGCCTCGTTGCTGCGCGGCCCCTTCCCGGGCACCCTCCCCGGCCCCCGCGTATCGGCCCCGGTCGACACGGAACCGGTCTGACGCGGCGGCACGGCACACTCGTGCCGGGGCCGTGATGACCCCGGCACGGCCCGGCCGCTGCGGGCCGCGTGCCGCCCGGGGCGGCAAGGGATGTACCCCACGACCGGGCCTCGTTGCCGCGCGGTCCCTCCCCCGCACCCGCGTATCCGCCCGGGCCGACACGGAGCCGGTCCGACGCGGCGGCCCGGCACACTCGTGCCGGGGCCGTGATGACCCCGGCACGGCCCGGCCGCTGCGGGCCGCGTGCCGCCCGGGGCGGCAAGGGATGTACCCCACGACCGGGCCTCGTTGCCGCGCGGTCCCTCCCCCGCACCCGCGTATCCGCCCGGGCCGGCACGGAGCCGGTCCGACGCGGCGGCCCGGCACACTCGTGCCGGGGCGGTGATGACCCCGGCACGGCACGGCCGCTGCGGGACCAGACCGGCCCGGGGCAGCGAGAAACGGCCGCACAGCCCCGCCTCGCCGCGGCGCGGCGCTCCTGGGCCCAGCCGTCGACCGCGGCTGCGCGCCGACCGGCGCGCGCGACGGCGGCGCGGGCGCGGGGGTCCGCAATGACCACGGCATGAGCCGGACCGCCCACCCGGCCCCGGCCGTCGGCCGGTCCGGTGCGGCGGATGGCGGCGCGATGCCGTCAGGGCACGACGGCGCCCTCAACACCCGGTCCGCTCGCGGCGTCACCGGAGCCGTCGACCACCCAAACCTCTTCGCCACCGTGGCCCGGCGCACAAGTCCCTCCGCGCCGCAGCCGGGGCACCCCTTCCCGAACTGGCTTGCGACGGCGTGCACATGCGTCAACTCGCCGACCGGGCGGGGGCGTCGCGCGGCCCGGTCGACGACGACCGCCGCGGCACCACCCCCGTAACCACGCGGTATGCGCGGCCGTCCGCGCGCCGGGCCGCCGCGAACCGCCGTGGGCACCCCGGAAGGACGGCCAACGGGGTGGCCGCGCTCGAAATGCGCTTGCCGGGCAAGGGCGGGGCGTCCAGACTGCCCGGGTGCTGATTCGACGTGAGACCCCCGACGACGTCCCGGCCGTACAGGCACTCACCGCGGAGGCGTTCGCCTCGGCGGAGCATCCCGTCCCCGTCGAGGTCACGCTGCTGGCCGAGTTGCGGAAGTGCGACGCCTGGCTGCCGGAGCTGTCCCTGGTCGCCGTGGACGCCGACGGCGAGAGCGTCGTCGGCCATGTCGTCTGCACGCGGGCGCACGCCGGCGGCACGCCCGTGCTCGGTCTGGGCCCGCTGAGCGTCGCGCCGGAATACCAGCGCAAGGGTGTCGGCCTGGCGCTGGTACACACCGTGCTGGGCGCGGCGGACGCCCTCGGGGAACCGCTCGTGGCCCTGCTGGGAAGCCCTGACTACTACGGCCGGTACGGCTTCCGGGCGAGCACGGACTACCGGATCACGCCGCCCGAGCCGGCTTGGGGGCCGTACTTCCAGGTGCGCCCGCTGTCCGCCTACACCCCTTCGGTCAGCGGGGCGTTCCGCTACGCGGAGCCCTTCGACCGGGTCTGAGGGAACCGCGGCAGCCACGCGGGCACGGCCCGGCGGTACGCCTCGTAGGCCTCGCCGTGGGCCGCGCGCAGCGTCGGCTCCTCGTACCAGCGGACGAACGCGGCGACCGTCAGCCACACGGCGGCGGCGTAGAGGAACAGCACCGGCCGCAGGAGCAGCAGTCCCTGCCCGGCGACGAGCGCCACGACGGCCAGGTACATGGGGTTGCGGACCCGGGCGTACGCGCCGCCGGTGACGAGGCGTTCGGTGGGGGCCACGGGCGCGGGCGTGCCGCGCCCCTCGCGTACGAAGCGGGCGAAGCCGTGCAGGAGCACCATCGCGCCGGCGAGGGCGAGCAGGCCGCCGGCGGCCCGTAGCGGCCAGGGGCCGTCGCCGGACGCGTACCCGGTCAGCCACCAGGGCACGAGCCCCGCCACGACGCCGGGCGCCGCGAGGAGGAAGACCGCGCTGCCGAGCGCGGCCGTGGACCGTCTCATGTCTTCATCGTGCCCGCGGGCGGCCGTCCCGGATCCGTCTTGGCGGCGCGGATGTGCCCGTAGACGTGGGCGCGCAGTTCGGCGAAGCGGGGGTCGGAGCGGGTGATGATCTGGTCGCGGTCGTGGGGGAGGTCGACGTGCAGGTCCTCCTGGACGACGGTGGGCGCGGCGGAGAGGACGACGACACGGCGGGCGAGGTAGACGGCCTCGTCGATGTCGTGGGTGACGAGCATCGTGGTGATGCCCAGACGGTGCCAGAGCCCGAGGAGGAGGTCCTCGAGGTCGGCGCGGGTCTGGGCGTCCACGGCGGCGAAGGGCTCGTCCATGAGCAGGACCTGGGGCTCGTAGGCGACGGCGCGGGCGATGGCGACGCGTTGCTGCATGCCTCCGGACAGCTGCCAGGGGTGGGCGGCGCCCGCGTCGGCCAGCCCGACGGCGGCGAGCGCCTGCTGGACGAGGGCGGTGCGGCGCGGGCGGGGCACGCGCTTCTCGCGGAGCGGGAGTTCGACGTTCTGACTGACCGTCAGCCAGGGGAAGAGGCTGCGGCCGTACTCCTGGAAGACCACCGCCATGCCGGGCGGCGGCCCGTCGACGACGCGCCCGGCGAGCCGGACCTGGCCCGCGGTGGGCGTCAGGAGTCCGGCGACGCATTTGAGCAGGGTGGTCTTGCCGCAGCCGGACGGGCCCACGACGCAGACGAGTTCGCCGCGGTCGACGGTGAGGTCGATGCCGCGCAGCGCCTCGACGACGCGGCCGCGGCCCTCGTACACCTTGCGCAGTCCGGTGATCTCAAGCATGTGTCTCCCGTTGGTGCCAGTGCAGGACCCGGCGCTCGAGGGCGCGGAAGGCGAGCGAGAGCAGGAAGCCGACCAGGCCGAGCAGCACGATGCCGCTCCACATCTCGGGGATCTGGAACTGCCGCTGGAACAGCACGACGGAGTGGCCGATGCCCGAGGTGCTGGCGAACATCTCCGCGATGACCATGAGGATGATGGCCAGCGACAGCGCCTGCCGCAGGCCCGCCATGATCTGCGGGCTCGCGGCGGGCAGCACGAGGCGCCGCAGCCGGGCGGGGCCGCGCAGGCCGTAGACGCGGGCGGTGTCGGCGAGCACCTCGTCCACGGCGCGGACGCCCTCGATGGTGTTGAGCAGCACGGGCCAGATCGCGCCGGAGACGATGACGAGGACCTTCATGGTGGTGTCGAGCCCTGCGACGAGCATGATCAGCGGCACGAGCACGGGCGGCGGTATCGCCCGGAAGAACTCCAGCGCGGGTTCGGTGGCGGCGCGCAGCCGGGCCGAGAGGCCGACGGCGGTGCCGAGGGCGACGCCGAGCAGCGCGGCGAGCGCGTACCCGGCGAGGAGCCGGGCGAGGCTGGGCAGGACGTCGTCGGTCAGGCGCGCGGTGAGCCACACGTCGCCGAAGACGGCGGCGATGCGCTGCGGCGAGGGAACGTAGAAGCTGGGCCGCCACACGCTCCACGCCCACCAGCCGAGGACGAGGAGGGCGGGCAGTCCCAGCACCCGCAGGGCCCCGGGCAGGAGGCGCGCGAGGCGGCTCATGCGGCGGCCTCCCCGCGCACGGAGGGGTGCCAGGCCAGCAGCCACCGCTCCAGGCTGCGTACGGCGAGGTTGACGACGACACCGATGATCCCGGCGAGGGTGATCAGGGCGTACACGGTGGCGACGGCGCCGCCGGACTGGGCGAGCTGGATGCGCAGTCCGAGCCCGGGGCTGCCGATGACCAGTTCGGCGGTGACGGCGAGGATGAAGGCGACCGAGGCGGCGAGCCGCAGCCCGGTCATGACGTACGGGAGCGCGGTGGGCCAGACGAGGCGGCGCAGCGTCGTCCAGTGGCCGAGGCGGTAGGAGCGGGCGGTCTCGCGGGCGACCGGGTCGACGTCGGCGACGCCGTACAGCACTTGGATGAGCACCTGCCAGAAGGCGGCGTACACGACCAGCAGGAGACTGGAGCCGAGGTCGGCGCCGAAGAGCAGGGTGGCGAGCGGGATGAGCGCCACGGAGGGGATGGGGCGGAGGAACTCGACGGTGGACGCGGTGGCGGCACGGGCGCCGGGAACGGCGTCGATGAGGGTGCCGAGCGCGACGGCGAGGACGAAGGCGATGGCCAGGCCCATGGCCCAGGCGCTCATGGTGTCGCCGAGCGCCGACCAGAGTTGACGGGTGGTCAATTCGTGGCCGAGGGTGCGCAGGATCTCGCTCGCCGGGGGCAGGAAGTCCCGGGAGACCCAGCCGAGCCGCGGGACGGCCTCGGCGATGCCGAACAGCACCGCGAGGCCGGCCGCTCCGTACGCGGCGTCGCGTCCCCTCATGGCAGGAGGGCCGAGAGGTCGGCGTCCTTGGTGAGCGTGCCGTCCTGGCGGGCGTCGTCGGCGACGGTCCGGACGGACTCCCGGTTGATCTCGGTCGGCCACTTGGGGAGCTTGATCTTGGCGATGGCCTCGGCGGGGATCGAGGTGTAGGACTTCAGTGTCTCCCGCACCGCGTCGGGGTGGGCGTCGGCGTAGGCGAGGGCCTCGTTCATGGCGGCGGTGAAGTCCTTCACCAGCTCCGGGTCCTTCTGGACGGTCTGCCGGGTGGTGAAGTACATGGCCACGGTGAGGTCCGGCGCGGCATCGGCGTAGGGCCACGCGACGGCGCGGGCCCCCTGGCCCGTGGCCTGGGTGACGAAGGGCTCGACCTCCCAGACCGCGTCGACCCGGCCCTTGGACAGGGCGGCCGGCATGTCGGGGAAGGGGATCTCGACGAACTCCACCTTGGAGGCGTCACCGCCGTCCTTGCGCACGGCGGCGCGCACGGTCGTGTCGCCGATGTTCTTCAGCTGGTTGACCGCGACGGTCTTGCCCGCGAGGTCCTTGGCGGACTTGACCGGGCTGCCGGCCGGGACGAGGACGGCGCTGTAGTCGGTGTCCCGCTCGCCGGTGGAGGCGACGCCGTTGGCGACGACCTTGAGCGGCAGGCCCTGCTGCTGGGCGGTGAGCAGGGAGGTGGTGTTGGCGAAGCCGAAGGCGAACTGGCCGCCCATCACGCCGGTGATGCTGGCGGCGCCGCCCTGCACCGAGGTGATCTTCGCGTCGATGCCGTGCTTCTTGAAGAAGCCCTGGCTCTGGGCGAGGTACACCGGTGCGGTGTCGACGATGGCGATGGCGCCGACCGTGACGCTCCGCGTGCCTCCGCCGGAACCGGAGGGACCGCCCTTGCCGGCGGAGTCGTCGGAGTCGCCACAAGCGGTGAGTCCGGCGGCGAGGAGCGCTGCCGCCGACAGGAGCAGGGGAAAGGTGCGACGCATGGGCACTCCCTGATCTGATCAGTTCCGTTCGCACAGTGAACTGTCGTTCATTGGGTGGTGCGCCAAGTGACGGTAGGGGCGCCGCGCGGCCGCGTCAACGGATCGCACAACGGCTCCTCGCTGACAGTCGTGTCACGGACGGGAGAGCAGGGGCACAGGAGGCGCGAGAGGTGGAATTACATGGAAAAAATCATGAATTGAAGGCTTTTGCCCCTGGTGGTCCGCTTCCGCCCTGAGTACATTGGAATGTGGCCTGCGGGGCGAGCGAGGGAGTCTGGTAGCACCGGAGCCGGAGCAGGAAGCAGCGGCTTCCACCGGAACCGGGTACAACGGCCGGGCTGAGAGGCTTGAAGGTCCGGGAAGAGGTTTTGAGACCGGAAAGCGACCCCTAGCACCTGATCCGGACCATGCCG includes:
- a CDS encoding N-acetyltransferase, yielding MLIRRETPDDVPAVQALTAEAFASAEHPVPVEVTLLAELRKCDAWLPELSLVAVDADGESVVGHVVCTRAHAGGTPVLGLGPLSVAPEYQRKGVGLALVHTVLGAADALGEPLVALLGSPDYYGRYGFRASTDYRITPPEPAWGPYFQVRPLSAYTPSVSGAFRYAEPFDRV
- the fes gene encoding enterochelin esterase, with the protein product MLSTLWSPPNGTPSRAPRVPRPAPVERAHSPRLAALAARPEREAEFWRAVEAEGTPLVERLDGDPGHAAVTFLWRGTAATRAVLALPNQVLDPDDLAGNLMSRVPGTDVWHWTIRMRADWRATYALCVDEGDGAGVAPSGPKGQAYLRGLRRNPRRDPLNRTDFPTRWGTEPLSVVALPAAPAPLGAGRNRPGTPVGEVSVHTMRSAHLRNWRRVWAYAPSGYEDLAGLPVVVLLDGDVWQQHLDVSALLDGLVAAGALPPLVALMPDALDSDTRRRELTCDDRFVAFLTRELLPWAARRWPVSGDPARTVVAGQGLGGLAAAYTALRRPERFGNVLAQSGAFWWPAGRRAGALPEEWLTGRVASLARRPVRFHLSAGLQEWGLTAVVRRLRDTLLAQGYEVAHHEYNGGHDYLCWREELAHGLASLLRGPFPGTLPGPRVSAPVDTEPV
- a CDS encoding ABC transporter permease translates to MSRLARLLPGALRVLGLPALLVLGWWAWSVWRPSFYVPSPQRIAAVFGDVWLTARLTDDVLPSLARLLAGYALAALLGVALGTAVGLSARLRAATEPALEFFRAIPPPVLVPLIMLVAGLDTTMKVLVIVSGAIWPVLLNTIEGVRAVDEVLADTARVYGLRGPARLRRLVLPAASPQIMAGLRQALSLAIILMVIAEMFASTSGIGHSVVLFQRQFQIPEMWSGIVLLGLVGFLLSLAFRALERRVLHWHQRETHA
- a CDS encoding isoprenylcysteine carboxylmethyltransferase family protein; the protein is MRRSTAALGSAVFLLAAPGVVAGLVPWWLTGYASGDGPWPLRAAGGLLALAGAMVLLHGFARFVREGRGTPAPVAPTERLVTGGAYARVRNPMYLAVVALVAGQGLLLLRPVLFLYAAAVWLTVAAFVRWYEEPTLRAAHGEAYEAYRRAVPAWLPRFPQTRSKGSA
- a CDS encoding ABC transporter ATP-binding protein; its protein translation is MLEITGLRKVYEGRGRVVEALRGIDLTVDRGELVCVVGPSGCGKTTLLKCVAGLLTPTAGQVRLAGRVVDGPPPGMAVVFQEYGRSLFPWLTVSQNVELPLREKRVPRPRRTALVQQALAAVGLADAGAAHPWQLSGGMQQRVAIARAVAYEPQVLLMDEPFAAVDAQTRADLEDLLLGLWHRLGITTMLVTHDIDEAVYLARRVVVLSAAPTVVQEDLHVDLPHDRDQIITRSDPRFAELRAHVYGHIRAAKTDPGRPPAGTMKT
- a CDS encoding DUF5107 domain-containing protein, giving the protein MATTVRRTTLTLPASPLGPENPLPALRASGDPHVLDPAESAALPPGMARRIAYGQLRTLLPVPRLDGYTRERVPTALDAVVLENDRLRATVLPGLGGRLYALHHKPTGRELLHADPVLQYADFGLAGAWFSGGVEWNPGATGHTTLSCAPLHAARVPAPDGGEMLRLWEWERLRDLPFQIDLWLPEGSDFLYAGVRVRNPHHRTVPLYWWSNTAVPQTPGTRVVAPATHAWHFGASRTLQRVPAPEAPTASEHPADWFYDLPDGTRPWIAALDTDGRGLVQTSTDALGGRKLFVWGRGPGGRRWQRWLAGDEGDAPGYLEIQAGLAPTQLEHLPLAAGAAVSWLEAYGPLETAPGAGSRAVAERLEAVLPREHLRAAHEAWLPAADTEPKDVLATGSGWGALEVTRGRFDLPGTPFAADTMGERQKPWLELLLAGVFPRLGEDSVPGPALVSPEWRELLETAATYEGNGWALDYHLGLAQWHAGDRAQAVLSWERAAAGSGSCLPLHCLAVADQTDGNPERAAQRHLDAFRAVPGGDAWATAAGALAREAVPALLAARRPGDAAAVLEALPGTLRARGRFRLLHAQVLLAAGDIAAARAVFDEGFTVDDLREGEESLHTTWQALTGEPLPRAYDFRMAPAP